A genomic stretch from Leishmania infantum JPCM5 genome chromosome 25 includes:
- a CDS encoding putative ATPase beta subunit yields the protein MLSRVQSAMIRRAAGVRAASSAAAAAAAKPAEHKGRVGYVSQVIGAVVDVHFSEGVPPVLTALDVTEDLGRDEPLTLEIVQHLDANTGRCIAMQTTDLLKLKSKVVSTGGNISVPVGRETLGRIFNVLGDAIDQRGPVGEKMRMAIHAEAPKLADQAAEDTILTTGIKVIDLILPYCKGGKIGLFGGAGVGKTVIIMELINNVAKGHGGFSVFAGVGERTREGTDLYLEMMQSKVIDLKGESKCVLVYGQMNEPPGARARVAQSALTMAEYFRDVEGQNVLLFIDNIFRFTQANSEVSALLGRIPAAVGYQPTLAEDLGMLQERITSTTKGSITSVQAVYVPADDITDPAPATTFSHLDATTVLDRAVAESGIYPAVNPLECASRIMDPDVIDVDHYNVAQDIVQMLTKYKELQDIIAVLGIDELSEEDKVVVDRARKVTRFLSQPFQVAEVFTGMTGHYVQLADTVESFSGLLMGSYDQIPEMAFYMVGGIKSVLEKAKAMAEEAAAMEKQRRARQAANASDSQ from the coding sequence ATGCTGTCCCGTGTGCAGTCTGCGATGattcgccgcgccgctggggtgcgcgctgcgtcgtcggcggcggctgccgctgccgcgaagcCTGCGGAGCACAAGGGCCGCGTCGGCTACGTGTCGCAGGTCATtggcgcggtggtggacgTGCACTTCtcggagggcgtgccgcccGTACTGACGGCGCTGGATGTGACGGAGGACCTTGGCCGCGATGAGCCGCTGACGCTGGAGATCGTGCAGCACTTGGATGCGAACACCGGCCGCTGCATTGCGATGCAGACGACGGACCTGCTGAAGCTGAAGTCGAAGGTTGTGTCGACCGGCGGCAACATCTCTGTGCCGGTGGGCCGTGAGACGCTGGGCCGCATCTTCAACGTTCTGGGCGACGCGATCGACCAGCGCGGCCCCGTGGGCGAGAAGATGCGCATGGCGATCCACGCCGAGGCCCCAAAGCTGGCGGACCAGGCCGCGGAGGACACGATCCTGACGACCGGCATCAAGGTGATCGACCTCATTCTGCCCTACTGCAAGGGCGGCAAGATCGGCCTGttcggcggtgccggtgtgGGCAAGACTGTGATCATCATGGAGCTGATCAACAACGTCGCGAAGGGCCACGGTGGCTTCTCCGTGTTTGCCGGCGTTggcgagcgcacgcgcgagggCACGGACCTATACCTGGAGATGATGCAGTCGAAGGTGATTGACCTGAAGGGCGAGTCGAagtgcgtgcttgtgtacGGGCAGATGAACGAGCCCccgggtgcgcgcgcgcgcgttgcgcAGTCTGCGCTGACGATGGCGGAGTACTTCCGCGACGTGGAGGGCCAGAACGTGCTGCTGTTCATCGACAACATCTTCCGCTTCACGCAGGCGAACTCCGAGGTGTCTGCGCTGCTGGGCCGCATTCCGGCCGCCGTGGGCTACCAGCCGACGCTTGCCGAGGATCTTGGtatgctgcaggagcgcatCACATCGACGACGAAGGGGTCGATCACGTCCGTGCAGGCCGTGTACGTGCCGGCGGATGATATCACTGATCCCGCGCCCGCGACGACGTTCTCGCACCTGGACGCGACGACTGTGCTGGAccgcgcggtggcggagTCGGGCATCTACCCTGCCGTGAACCCGCTGGAGTGCGCGTCGCGTATCATGGACCCCGATGTGATCGATGTGGACCACTACAACGTTGCGCAGGATATCGTGCAGATGCTGACCAAGTacaaggagctgcaggatATCATTGCGGTGCTTGGCATCGACGagctgagcgaggaggacaaggTTGTGGTGGACCGCGCGCGCAAGGTGACCCGGTTCCTGTCGCAGCCGTTCCAGGTTGCGGAGGTGTTCACGGGCATGACGGGCCACTACGTGCAGCTGGCCGACACGGTGGAGTCGTTCTCTGGCCTGCTGATGGGGTCGTACGACCAGATCCCGGAGATGGCGTTCTACATGGTTGGCGGCATCAAGTCTGTtctggagaaggcgaaggccatggcggaggaggctgcagCGATGGAGAAGCAGCGTCGCGCGCGCCAGGCCGCGAACGCCTCGGACTCGCAGTAG
- a CDS encoding modification methylase-like protein → MASARSYPPSYPAGVFVVRSKQELAPLVARLRAARRLKPGRNVTVFDGEHFAEVADALEIRLSASAPEGHGGGATEDAACGLRETLVHLRETTEAEAVQLVMATQTGKRTGLSGNDGISALPPTSLFTSEAHLTSARASAPAVMCERCALITARDSVEGEEFLSLLRVPCAERAGTRWPLYMAAHVVGEFAETELRALLSSDGSSGGPSTESDGADGHESMKSSTPVAYIRGIRRFHRVCCPVLAEMPSALAAMRRAALLQRHHRLAQRDEAAADSPCASPSSEAGAPSLSAATLQRSSAPPGGLSRDANTVCSPFFTFSELFGGIGMFRSGLERVGGRAAFAVEFAPPAQIVYALNHRCLHDCPAALQLPNAKREDPGEDTRGLLTQRGGGRLRSGTALPAAASAAAEDHAAMEGGFPDATARSVPFLVGDITEIPSAFFPTHDVLTGGFPCQSFAKAGDAAGLHADKGWLFYEVVRVLAATRPTAFLLENVEHLVEVEAGAQLAVILARLRRPASALSTPTAEDVALEYEVQHVVVDGGALTPQTRKRVYFFGFRAASPLVPARAVPLDRALCQSALPRADDGEASAAAARVVADALQRIKAASLDSPYRIVQELLVAPSTVDLSYSTPQGRSIQDEPTSTSHGEKSAAHSSAHGDLQLTSAQWEAVRRSRTYRQNPLWRLCDVQGRARTLLGSYRTSYQLYSEFVPFSSERTQHEVVAMLLEKTPLKPGDDADDVRAGGSENPAIPAPPPPPLRFFALRECARLQGIEDTFLLPHDTTQLSSSADGATPPGAAVIPAAVLRQVPSGAVYKLIGNAVNPRVVACLGGAIASYLQERRR, encoded by the coding sequence ATGGCGTCCGCGAGGTCCTACCCGCCTTCGTACCCAGCTGGTGTCTTCGTGGTCCGCTCGAAGCAAGAGCTGGCGCCTCttgtggcgcggctgcgcgcggcCCGACGACTGAAGCCAGGGCGTAACGTCACTGTGTTCGACGGCGAGCACTTTGCCGAGGTGGCGGATGCGCTGGAGATCAGGCTATCGGCGAGCGCGCCTGAAGGGCATGGGGGCGGCGCCACTGAGGACGCGGCCTGCGGCCTGAGGGAGACGCTGGTGCACCTTCGTGAGACGACCGAGGCCGAGGCAGTACAGCTTGTGATGGCCACGCAGACGGGGAAGAGGACAGGGCTTTCAGGAAACGATGGCATCAGCGCACTTCCGCCCACAAGTCTCTTCACGTCTGAGGCGCATTTGACTAgtgcgcgcgcatctgccCCAGCAGTGATGTGTGAACGGTGTGCGCTCATCACAGCGCGCGACTCCGTCGAAGGTGAAGAATTTctttcgctgctgcgcgtcccCTGTGCGGAGCGAGCAGGCACAAGGTGGCCACTGTACATGGCGGCGCACGTAGTCGGCGAGTTTGCGGAGACGGAGCTTcgcgcgcttctctcttctgaTGGATCGAGTGGCGGCCCCAGCACCGAAAGTGACGGTGCTGACGGACACGAGTCGATGAAATCATCTACACCGGTGGCTTACATCCGGGGCATCCGGCGGTTCCACCGTGTGTGCTGCCCGGTGCTAGCGGAGATGCCATCTGCGCTCgcagcgatgcggcgcgcagcattgctgcagcgtcaccaccgcctcgcccAACGtgatgaggcggcggcagacagCCCGTGTGCGTCGCCATCATCGGAAGCGGGTGCGCCATCACTATCGGCTGCCACCCTCCAGCGCAGTAGCGCTCCGCCGGGGGGCCTCTCTCGAGATGCCAACACCGTCTGCAGTCCGTTTTTCACGTTCTCCGAGTTGTTTGGAGGCATTGGCATGTTCCGCAGTGGCCTGGAGCGCGTTGGTGGCCGTGCCGCTTTCGCCGTGGAGTTcgcgcctcctgcgcagATCGTCTACGCACTCAACCACCGCTGCCTGCACGACTGTCCAGCCGCCCTACAGCTGCCAAACGCGAAGCGAGAAGATCCCGGAGAAGACACCAGAGGCTTACTCActcagcgcggcggcggccgcctccgcagcggGACCGCCTtgcccgctgccgcctccgcagcagccgaggacCACGCAGCGATGGAGGGAGGCTTTCCTGACGCCACAGCGCGCTCTGTGCCGTTCCTCGTCGGCGACATCACCGAGATACCCAGCGCCTTCTTTCCCACGCACGACGTGCTCACAGGCGGCTTCCCGTGTCAGAGCTTCGCCAAggctggcgacgctgcagggCTGCACGCGGACAAGGGGTGGCTGTTCTACGAGGTGGTGCGGGTACTGGCTGCTACTCGACCGACAGCATTCTTGCTGGAGAATGTGGAGCATCTTGTCGAGGTGGAGGctggcgcgcagctcgctgTGATCCTTGCCCGGCTCCGCCGCCCGGCGTCGGCGTTGTCCACGCCAACCGCCGAGGATGTCGCGTTGGAGTACGAGGTGCAGCATGTggtcgtggatggcggcGCCCTAACACCGCAGACGCGAAAGCGAGTGTACTTCTTCGGCTTCCGGGCCGCCTCACCTCTGGTGCCGGCACGTGCGGTGCCCCTTGATCGCGCCCTCTGTCAGTCCGCCCTGCCTCGCGCTGACGATGGGGAGGCAAGTGCGGCTGCAGCCCGAGTTGTTGCTGATGCCCTTCAACGAATCAAGGCCGCTTCTCTGGACTCGCCATACCGCATCGTCCAGGAGCTGCTTGTGGCCCCCTCAACTGTGGACTTGTCGTACTCAACACCACAAGGCCGCTCAATACAGGATGAGCCAACTAGCACATCACacggagagaagagcgcggcCCACAGCTCCGCACACGGTGACCTTCAGCTGACTTCCGCTCAATGGGAGGCGGTTCGACGCAGTCGCACGTACCGGCAGAACCCGCTGTGGCGTCTGTGCGACGTGCAAGGGCGGGCCCGCACCCTGCTGGGTAGCTACCGCACGAGCTATCAACTCTACTCCGAGTTTGTGCCTTTTTCATCAGAGCGGACGCAGCATGAGGTCGTGGCGATGCTACTGGAGAAGACGCCGCTGAAGCCAGGGGACGACGCCGATGAtgtgcgcgctggcggctcaGAGAACCCGGCGAttccggcgccgccgcctccaccgctgcggttcttcgcgctgcgcgagtgcgcgcgcttgcAAGGAATCGAGGACACTTTCCTTCTTCCGCACGACACGACGCAGCTCTCGTCAAGCGCTGATGGCGCAACTCCACcgggtgctgctgtgatTCCTGCTGCAGTGCTCCGCCAGGTGCCATCCGGTGCCGTTTACAAGCTGATTGGCAACGCCGTCAACCCGCGGGTAGTGGCATGCTtgggcggcgccatcgcgtcCTACCTGCAAGAGCGACGTCGCTGA
- a CDS encoding ribosomal protein S25: protein MPPKAGQTKKAKMEAANKGAKKTTKKWSKGQSREALQNAVMFDKETYDKLRSEVPKYKLITPSIISDRLKIAVSIAAAGLKQLCREKLIRLVSCSSKTRVYTRIVQAAPAEAAAAAPAAE from the coding sequence ATGCCGCCGAAGGCTGGCCAGACGAAGAAGGCCAAGATGGAGGCCGCCAACAAGGGCGCGAAGAAGACCACGAAGAAGTGGAGCAAGGGCCAGTCCCGCGAGGCTCTGCAGAACGCCGTGATGTTCGACAAGGAGACGTACGACAAGCTCCGCAGCGAGGTGCCCAAGTACAAACTCATCACCCCGTCGATCATCTCCGACCGACTCAAGATTGCCgtctccatcgccgccgcgggccTCAAGCAGCTGTGCCGCGAAAAGCTCATCCGCCTGGTGTCGTGCTCCAGCAAGACCCGCGTGTACACGCGCATCGTGCAGGCCGCCCCGGctgaggcggctgccgctgctccggcTGCCGAGTAA
- a CDS encoding putative cytochrome c oxidase VII, which yields MPRPFGVWAPATTLAEYRARIPNPFAYSFKWVYAMKKEVFYPPEALAHFKDPQQFKDAVDTVIAMRVSDKIFGEGQKLPRHPVILMVMVLATHGFIIFSGLKYYYGTYMPANNPTWRKTVNKEWEEAINNSPWDHMSHVWQYSDEYAAALGDTAAPGQRKFYIPA from the coding sequence ATGCCGCGTCCGTTCGGTGTTTGGGCTCCGGCCACGACGCTTGCCGAGTATCGCGCACGCATCCCGAACCCTTTCGCATACAGCTTCAAGTGGGTCTACGCCATGAAGAAGGAGGTCTTCTACCCACCagaggcgctggcgcactTCAAGGACCCCCAGCAGTTTAAGGATGCAGTTGACACCGTCATCGCGATGCGTGTGTCGGACAAGATCTTCGGCGAGGGCCAGAAGCTCCCCCGCCACCCGGTCATTCTCATGGTGATGGTGCTGGCAACGCACGGTTTCATCATTTTCAGCGGGCTAAAGTACTACTACGGAACGTATATGCCGGCAAACAACCCGACGTGGCGCAAGACGGTCAACAAGGAGTGGGAGGAGGCCATCAACAACTCCCCGTGGGACCACATGTCGCACGTGTGGCAATACAGCGACGAATACGCGGCCGCGCTCGGCGATACGGCTGCTCCTGGCCAGCGCAAGTTCTACATCCCCGCTTAA